The following DNA comes from Streptomyces pristinaespiralis.
GTGTGGCGAGCGACCGGTGTGCGAGCCAGGCCTCCATCGGCCCCGGGATCGCCCCGACGATCTTGCGCCACCGCCGCACTCCGGCCGCGAGCTGCGGATCGCGGCAGGTCACGTGTCCGAGCAGGATGTCGCCGTGCCCGGTCATGCCCTTGGTGTCGCTGGCCACGGAGAAGTCGGCGCCCAGCTCGAGCGGCCGCTGGCCGAGGGGGGTGGCCAGCGTGTTGTCGACGGCGACGAGCGCGCCTGCCGCATGGGCGAGGCCGGCCATCCGCCGCACGTCGCACACGTCGAGTCCCGGGTTGGAAGGCGTCTCGAGCCACAGCAGCCGAGCCCCGTCGAGCAGGTCGGCCTGTGCGTCGCCGCCGGTCGGCGCCGTGCGTACCTCGATGCCGAACGCCCGCAGCTGCTCGTGCACCAGAGGCAGGGCCTGGTAGCCGTCGTCGGGCATGACGACGACGTCTCCCGCCTTCAGCTGCGACATGAGCACCGCGGAGATCGCCGCCATGCCGGAGGCGAACGTGACGGTCTCGACGGCCTCCCCGGGCGCTTCGAGCTCACCGATCGCCCGCTCCAGATGGGTCCAGGTCGGGTTCTCGTCGCGGCCGTAGGTGTAGGGGCCCGTCGGCTCGCCGGGCAGATGGAAGTGAGCCGCGAAAACGGGTCCGGGCAGGGTCGGTTCGTACTTCACCGGTTCCGGCAGTCCCGCCCGTACCGCCGTGGTGCCGTCCCCCTGGTTCGTGCCGGTCATGCCGCTCGCTCCTCAAGTGCAGTTCTCACGGCGTCGAGCAAACCCTTGCCCGCCGCCTCCACCATCTCCAGGCAGTCCTCGAAACCGTCCATGCCGCCGTAGTAAGGGTCGGGGACGTCGAGGTCGTCCGGCCGTGCGGGGTCGTACGCGCGCAACAGCCGCACTTTGTCGGCGTCCGCCTGCGTCGGCGCCAGGCTCCTCAGCGCCCGCAGATGCCCTTCGTCCAGCGCGACGACCAGGTCCAGGCCGCCGAACCACTCCGCGCGGAACTGCCGGGCAAAGTGGTCGGAGGGATAGCCGTTCGCCTCGAGCACGGAGACGGTGCGCGGGTCGGCGCCGTCCCCTTCGTGCCAGCCCCCGGTGCCGGCGCTGTCGACCCGCACGAGGGCGCCGAGACCGGCGTCCTCGACGAAGGTGCGGAAGACGGCCTCGGCCATCGGCGACCGGCAGATGTTGCCGGTGCAGACGAAGCAGACGCGATACGGGGAGTTCATGTGCCGCTCAGTCCTTGTCGGGCAGGACGAGGTTCAGCGCCCAGGAGACGATGGAGATGATCAGGGCGCCGAGCACCGCTGTCCAGAAGCCTTCGACGTGGAAGCTGAGGTCCAGCGTGTCGGCGAGCCAGGACGTGAGGAGCAGCATCAGAGCGTTGATCACCAGGGTGATCAGGCCGAGGGTGAGGATGAAAAGGGGCAGGGTCAGCAGCTTCACCACGGGCTTGACGACGAAGTTCACCAGGCCGAAGAGAAGAGCGACCAGGACCAGGGTCCAGGCCTTCTTGCCGGTGCTGTCACCGGTCAGTGTGATGTCCTGCAGCAACCACACGGCCACCCAGAGGGCACCGGCGTTGGCGATCGTCTTGACTAGAAAATTCATCATGTGTCTGATCGTGGCAGACGTGATCGGACCGAGTGCAGGGGCGGGACAGGCATGAAGGCATTCCGGCTGGACGAGCTCGAGGCGGAACGCGCCGCGAACGACGGGGCATATCTGCAGTTCCTGCGGGAACGGAACATGTCGGTCGGCCTGTACGCGCTGGACGCCGGTGAGATCGACCCCCAGCTGCCCCACAAGCAGGACGAGGTCTACTTCGTGGTCAGCGGCCGGGCGGCGATCACCGTGGGCATGGAGACCACGCAGGTGGGGCGCGGCAGCGTCGTCTACGTGCCGGCGGGGGTCCCGCACAAGTTCCACCACATCAGCGAGGACCTGCGGGTCATGGTGGTCTTCTCTCCGCCTGAGAGCTGACGGCCCACCCCGCCGGTCCCTAGGGGTTCGGTCAGGGGAGTTCAAGGGCTCGCGGGCCCCGTTCCGGGCTTCCGCCCGCCTAGCATCGAAGGCAGGCAAACCGGAGAAACGAGGTAGGGACGATGGCTGTGCGGGAGATGTTCACGGGGATGCCGTGGTGGGTGAAGTGGGTCGCGATTCCGGTGATCGCACTGGTCGTCTTCGGCGGGCTCATCGCGAGCGTCGTCGGGTTCGTGATCGGGCTGCTCTTCAAGCTGCTGGTCTTCGTCGCCCTCGTCGGCGGACTCGTGTTCGCCGTAAGGAAGTTCATGTCGTCCTCCAGCTCGCGCAGTGACTGGTAGCCCCATGTCCAGCGGCGGGCGCCGCCGTTAGCCCGGCCGGGGGAACGGCCGGGCAATCGGCGAACGCGCTCCGGTGCTCCCGTTAAAGTGGCTCCCCATCTGCCGCCCCTCGGCAACACCTGGAGCACGGCGCTCCCACCAGCACTTCACGGTGTCCCGGGGCCGATGCCCGTGGAGGGCTCGGGGCCGCGGCGGCCGCGCGGGGGCGGCCCCCTCGCGGGTGGGCGTGCTGCCCGCCACCATGCCTGGGGGTGACCTGTGGCCGGGGCGAAGAAAGCCGCTGCACCTACCCTGATCAGCTCCGTGCAGCGTGCGTTGAGGCTGCTGGAAGCGGCCGGCGCGCATCCGGACGGGGCTCCCGCGAAGCAGCTCGCACGCGAGGCCGGGATCCCCCTGCCAACGGCCTACCACCTGCTGCGCACCCTGACCCACGACGACTACCTGCGGCGTCGGAGCGGCGTCTACACGCTCGGGAAGGCCGTCGAACGTCTGGTGGGCGGTAAGCCGGAGAACCGGCGCACCACTGTCGAGGACTCCCTCGCCCACTGGCGGGACGCGATCGGTGTTCCCGTCTACTTCGCCGTCTACCGCGAGGGTGAGATCGACATCGTCGCGGTCTCCGACACGCCCTACGCTCCCGCCGTGCCCGAGTGGGCCGACTTCCGGGAGACCGGACACGCGCACGCGATCGGCCAGTGCCTGCTCGGGCAGCTCGACGAATCCTCGCGCCGCGATCACCTGAGCCGCCATCCCGTGCAGCCTGTGACGCCGTACACGGTGCGTGACGGGCGCTCGATGCTCGAACGGCTCTCCGTCCGTGGCTCCATGGAACCCGTCGTGGAGCGTCAGGAATATGCGCTCGGCACGGTCTGTGCCGCCATTCCGATCACTCTTGGTTGCGATGCCGCAACGATGGCCATCTCTCTTCCGTTGGACCAGGAGGCCAGGCTGCTCCCGGCAGTTGAGCAGTTGCGCACCGGAATCGGTGGGCTGTTGGGGTCACTCGCCTTCTCTATCAGTATCTGAAATATCACTCCTTGTGATCTGCTAGGCCTTCGACCACGATGGCGTCAAGAGGTCTGGGGGGATCGTTCCTGGTCGTTTCCTTCTTTTGTCAGTGCGGGTTCATTCAATGCTTCATCTGCTGCGGGGTATGTGATGCGCGAGTCGGTCCAGGCCGAGGTTCTGATGAGGTTCCTCGTCTCCGAGGAACTCTCCTTCCGGATTCCGGTGGGACTGGATTACGAGACAGGGGATCCGTACGCGGTGCGGATGACCTTCCACCTGCCCGGTGACGCGCCTGTGACCTGGGCATTCGGGCGGGAGTTGCTGCTCGACGGGATCAACGGGCCGAGCGGCGACGGTGATGTGCACATCGCGCCCGTCGGGCCGGAAAGCCTGTCGGACGTCATCATCAGGCTTCGGGTCGGCGGGGATTCCGCGATGTTCCGGGCAGGGGCGGCGCCGTTGGTCGCCTTCCTCGACCGCACGGACAAGCTGCTCCCGATGGGCCAGGAGCTCACTCTCGGTGACTTCGAACTCAGCCTGGAGGAGGCGCTCGGCCGCATCCTCGCCGAGGAGAACGCCGGCTGAGGCGGCTGCCCACCGCCGTTCAGCCGTCCCCTCACGCCTTGCGCCGCCGCCCCCTGCCCGTCCGTACCGGCGCCCCGTTCGCCTTGCCCGGTCCCGGCGGACCGGAGCGGTCCGCGGAGACCACCAGGGCGGCGAGGGCGGTCGTCACCGGCACCGAAGCGACCAGGCCGATCGACCCCACCAGCGTCCGCACGATCTCCTCGGCCACCAACTCACTGTTGGCGACGGTGCCCACGCTGGACTGCGCGATGGAGAAAAGGAGCAGCAGCGGCAGCGCCGCACCCGCGTAGGCGAGCACGAGCGTGTTGACGACGGACGCGATGTGGTCGCGGCCGATGCGGATGGCCGAGCGGTAGAGCGCCCGGGGCCCCATGCCGGGGTCGGCCTGACGGAGTTCCCACACGGCCGAGGTCTGGGTCACCGTCACGTCGTCCAGAACGCCGAGCGAACCGATGATGACTCCGGCCAGCAGCAGACCGCTCATGTCGATCTCGGGATACAGGCCGTGGATCAGACCGGTGTTGTCGTCGGTGTTCCCGCTGAGACTGGCCCAGCCGATGAACAGTGAGCCGAGCAGGCCGATCAGCAGCAGGGAGATCAAGGTCCCGAGTACCGCGACGGAGGTCCGCGCGGTCACTCCGTGGCACATGTAGAGCGCGATCAGCATGATGGCGCTCGCCCCGACCACGGCCACGATCAAAGGATTCGACCCCTGGAGGATCGCGGGCAGGATGAAGAGCGTCAGCACGGCGAACGAGACGGCGAGCGAGATCAGGGCCATCACGCCGCGCATCCGGCCGACGAGCACCACGACGACCGCGAAGATCCCCGCCAGCACCGCCATCGGGAATCCACGGTCGACGTCCGTCACCGAGTACTGGAGGTCGCGGGGGGCGTCGGGGGCGTACGCGACGACCACGCCCTGACCTTCCTTCAACTGCCGCGGTGCGTCGGGCTGGACGATCTCGACGAAGGTGCGGCCCTTGTCCTGGCCGGTGGTCACTTCGACGGTCGCCCTGGCGCACTGGCCCTGCTGCGAGTTGACCGCCTCGCGGCCCTCCGGTGTGGAGGTGTCGCCGGTCGGCGGGACCTGGGCGGCGTTGACGTCCTTGCAGTCGACCCTCTCGAGAGAGACCACCTTGCCCTGCTCGGTCTGCCGGTCGAAGCCGACGCCGGTGCGCTCATGGCCGGGTGCACCTCCCGGCCACAGCACCGCGAGCCCGACGAGGACTGCCGTCGCGAAGGGGATGAGGACGGCGGCGATGACCTTGCGGAGGTGCTGGGAGACTGGCGCGGCGGGCCCATGGCTGTGCACATGACTGTGGGCCTGGCCGTGCGGTTCTGGGGGCTGCGGCGAAGAGGTCACGGACCGATCATCGCAAGAGCGGGAGGGGCCCTCTGTTCAGCGCGCCAGATATGACGCTAGCGTGGTGGCACCTTTGCACACGCGGGAGCTCGGAGCACCGGGCTGAGAGGGCGCTGACCTTCGTACATCCGTACGGGACAGCTGCGCCGACCGCCGAACCTGTTACCGGGTAATGCCGGCGTAGGGAGTAGGTCTCATGACCGTATCGGACGCACGCACGCCTGCCTCGAACCAGAACGACGAGGCCGGGAAGTCCATCGGCTGGCACAAGGGATACGTCGAGGGTTCGCGCCCCGACCTCCGGGTGCCGGTCCGCAAGGTGCACCTCACCAACGGCAAGGACGTGACGCTGTACGACACGTCCGGCCCGTACACCGACCCGAACGTCGAGACCGATGTACGCCGCGGCCTGCCGCCGCTGCGGGAGAACTGGATCATCGGTCGCGGCGACACCGAGGAGTACGCGGGGCGGCCCGTCAGGCCAGAGGACGACGGGATCAAGCACACGTCCCCGCGCGGCGGGCTGCGCAACCTCGACGCGGTCTTCCCCGGCCGCCCGCGCCAGCCCCGCCGTGGACGCGACGGCCAGGCGGTCACCCAGCTCGCGTACGCCCGCCGTGGTGAGATCACGCCGGAGATGGAGTACGTCGCCATCCGCGAGAACGTCTCCCCCGAGGTGGTGCGGGAGGAGATCGCGGCAGGCCGGGCGGTCCTGCCGGCGAACGTGAACCACCCGGAGATCGAGCCGATGATCATCGGCAAGCGGTTCCTGGTGAAGGTCAACGCGAACATCGGCAACTCCGCGGTCACCTCCTCCATCGAGGAGGAGGTGGAGAAGATGACCTGGGCGACCCGCTGGGGCGCCGACACGGTCATGGACCTGTCCACGGGGCGCAACATCCACACCACCCGCGAGTGGGTGCTGCGCAACTCCCCCGTACCGATCGGCACCGTGCCGCTGTACCAGGCGCTGGAGAAGGTCGACGGCAAGGCCGAGGAGCTGACCTGGGACGTCTACAAGGACACCGTCATCGAGCAGGCCGAGCAGGGCGTCGACTACATGACGGTCCACGCGGGGGTGCTACTGCGCTACGTGCCGTTGACGGCGCGCCGCAAGACCGGCATCGTCTCGCGCGGCGGCTCGATCATGGCGGCGTGGTGCCTCGCGCACCACAAGGAGTCCTTCCTGTACGAGCACTTCGAGGAGCTGTGCGAGATCCTCGCCGCCTACGACGTGACGTACTCCCTCGGCGACGGCCTGCGGCCGGGCTCGATCGCGGATGCCAACGACGAGGCGCAATTCGCCGAGTTGAGGACGCTCGGGGAGCTCAACTCGATCGCCAAGCGTTTCAATGTGCAGACGATGATCGAAGGCCCCGGTCACGTCCCGATGCACAAGATCAAGGAGAACATCGACCTCCAGCAGGAGATCTGCGAGGAGGCCCCGTTCTACACCCTCGGTCCGCTGACCACCGATGTGGCCCCGGCCTACGACCACATCACCTCCGGCATCGGAGCGGCCATGATCGCCTGGTGGGGTACGGCCATGCTCTGCTACGTGACGCCCAAGGAGCACCTGGGCCTTCCGGACCGTGACGACGTGAAGACCGGCGTCATCACCTACAAGATCGCCGCGCATGCGGCGGACCTCGCCAAGGGGCACCCGGGTGCCCAGGAGTGGGACGACGCGCTGTCCGACGCCCGCTTCGAGTTCCGGTGGGAGGACCAGTTCAATCTGGCCCTCGACCCGGACACGGCCAGGGAGTTCCACGACGAGACGCTGCCGGCCGAGCCGGCGAAGACCGCGCACTTCTGCTCGATGTGCGGTCCCAAGTTCTGCTCGATGAAGATCTCGCAGGACATCAGGCGCAAGCACGGCGGCGACCTCGGAGAAGGCGGTGACCTCGCGGAGGCCGAGGCCGGCATGGCGGAGAAGTCACGGGAGTTCGCTGCCGCGGGCAACCGGGTCTATCTGCCGATCGCGGACTGACGCGGCGGCGACGCCGACGGGCGAGGGGGCGGGCCGGCACCGTGGCGTCGGCCCGCGTCCGCGGCCCAGGTACGCACCGGGCTTCGCGCCGCGGGGGCCTACCGGCCACCCGGCCCCAGGTGTGC
Coding sequences within:
- a CDS encoding YibE/F family protein codes for the protein MTSSPQPPEPHGQAHSHVHSHGPAAPVSQHLRKVIAAVLIPFATAVLVGLAVLWPGGAPGHERTGVGFDRQTEQGKVVSLERVDCKDVNAAQVPPTGDTSTPEGREAVNSQQGQCARATVEVTTGQDKGRTFVEIVQPDAPRQLKEGQGVVVAYAPDAPRDLQYSVTDVDRGFPMAVLAGIFAVVVVLVGRMRGVMALISLAVSFAVLTLFILPAILQGSNPLIVAVVGASAIMLIALYMCHGVTARTSVAVLGTLISLLLIGLLGSLFIGWASLSGNTDDNTGLIHGLYPEIDMSGLLLAGVIIGSLGVLDDVTVTQTSAVWELRQADPGMGPRALYRSAIRIGRDHIASVVNTLVLAYAGAALPLLLLFSIAQSSVGTVANSELVAEEIVRTLVGSIGLVASVPVTTALAALVVSADRSGPPGPGKANGAPVRTGRGRRRKA
- a CDS encoding low molecular weight protein-tyrosine-phosphatase, with translation MNSPYRVCFVCTGNICRSPMAEAVFRTFVEDAGLGALVRVDSAGTGGWHEGDGADPRTVSVLEANGYPSDHFARQFRAEWFGGLDLVVALDEGHLRALRSLAPTQADADKVRLLRAYDPARPDDLDVPDPYYGGMDGFEDCLEMVEAAGKGLLDAVRTALEERAA
- a CDS encoding phage holin family protein gives rise to the protein MMNFLVKTIANAGALWVAVWLLQDITLTGDSTGKKAWTLVLVALLFGLVNFVVKPVVKLLTLPLFILTLGLITLVINALMLLLTSWLADTLDLSFHVEGFWTAVLGALIISIVSWALNLVLPDKD
- the thiC gene encoding phosphomethylpyrimidine synthase ThiC, giving the protein MTVSDARTPASNQNDEAGKSIGWHKGYVEGSRPDLRVPVRKVHLTNGKDVTLYDTSGPYTDPNVETDVRRGLPPLRENWIIGRGDTEEYAGRPVRPEDDGIKHTSPRGGLRNLDAVFPGRPRQPRRGRDGQAVTQLAYARRGEITPEMEYVAIRENVSPEVVREEIAAGRAVLPANVNHPEIEPMIIGKRFLVKVNANIGNSAVTSSIEEEVEKMTWATRWGADTVMDLSTGRNIHTTREWVLRNSPVPIGTVPLYQALEKVDGKAEELTWDVYKDTVIEQAEQGVDYMTVHAGVLLRYVPLTARRKTGIVSRGGSIMAAWCLAHHKESFLYEHFEELCEILAAYDVTYSLGDGLRPGSIADANDEAQFAELRTLGELNSIAKRFNVQTMIEGPGHVPMHKIKENIDLQQEICEEAPFYTLGPLTTDVAPAYDHITSGIGAAMIAWWGTAMLCYVTPKEHLGLPDRDDVKTGVITYKIAAHAADLAKGHPGAQEWDDALSDARFEFRWEDQFNLALDPDTAREFHDETLPAEPAKTAHFCSMCGPKFCSMKISQDIRRKHGGDLGEGGDLAEAEAGMAEKSREFAAAGNRVYLPIAD
- a CDS encoding cystathionine gamma-lyase gives rise to the protein MTGTNQGDGTTAVRAGLPEPVKYEPTLPGPVFAAHFHLPGEPTGPYTYGRDENPTWTHLERAIGELEAPGEAVETVTFASGMAAISAVLMSQLKAGDVVVMPDDGYQALPLVHEQLRAFGIEVRTAPTGGDAQADLLDGARLLWLETPSNPGLDVCDVRRMAGLAHAAGALVAVDNTLATPLGQRPLELGADFSVASDTKGMTGHGDILLGHVTCRDPQLAAGVRRWRKIVGAIPGPMEAWLAHRSLATLQLRADRQSANALAVAQALNGRAEVSGLRHPGLPNDPSHKIAAQQMRRFGCVVSFNLPDRAHAERFLDGLRLVDDATSFGGVRSTAERRGRWGGDAVPEGFIRFSAGAEDGDDLVADVLRALDEAAAPAGDVPPSTHTG
- a CDS encoding cupin domain-containing protein; this translates as MKAFRLDELEAERAANDGAYLQFLRERNMSVGLYALDAGEIDPQLPHKQDEVYFVVSGRAAITVGMETTQVGRGSVVYVPAGVPHKFHHISEDLRVMVVFSPPES
- a CDS encoding IclR family transcriptional regulator yields the protein MAGAKKAAAPTLISSVQRALRLLEAAGAHPDGAPAKQLAREAGIPLPTAYHLLRTLTHDDYLRRRSGVYTLGKAVERLVGGKPENRRTTVEDSLAHWRDAIGVPVYFAVYREGEIDIVAVSDTPYAPAVPEWADFRETGHAHAIGQCLLGQLDESSRRDHLSRHPVQPVTPYTVRDGRSMLERLSVRGSMEPVVERQEYALGTVCAAIPITLGCDAATMAISLPLDQEARLLPAVEQLRTGIGGLLGSLAFSISI
- a CDS encoding DUF5326 family protein encodes the protein MREMFTGMPWWVKWVAIPVIALVVFGGLIASVVGFVIGLLFKLLVFVALVGGLVFAVRKFMSSSSSRSDW
- a CDS encoding SsgA family sporulation/cell division regulator, whose product is MRESVQAEVLMRFLVSEELSFRIPVGLDYETGDPYAVRMTFHLPGDAPVTWAFGRELLLDGINGPSGDGDVHIAPVGPESLSDVIIRLRVGGDSAMFRAGAAPLVAFLDRTDKLLPMGQELTLGDFELSLEEALGRILAEENAG